One Heptranchias perlo isolate sHepPer1 chromosome 39, sHepPer1.hap1, whole genome shotgun sequence DNA segment encodes these proteins:
- the LOC137305267 gene encoding probable G-protein coupled receptor 139, with protein MGRAPILYLKEISYPILAVFGVPANLMTAVILSRGKCGLSRGITRYMVAMAISDLLVLTFHVLLQHIFTYHFPKSFLFHTAVCPSYTYMKIIILDCSVWLTVSFTFDRFVSICCQKLKLRYCTERTAAVVILTMWVLSCLKYVPFHFMYEPRFVIDNVPWGCRPKAVFFTYPAWVAFSWICSLSTSLLPFFLILLFNGLTIRHILAASKVRRALKGLSGGQNHGDSETENRHKSIVLLFSVTGSYILLWMTATVTYMFTKITTNVLDQNHTSPAYIANHVGVVLMLTSSCANTCIYGMTQCKFREEVKNAVTYLPVRVIKLIKLKLQSG; from the coding sequence CGAACCTGATGACGGCTGTGATCCTGtcccggggaaagtgcggtctctccagggGAATCACGCgttacatggtggccatggcaatcTCAGACCTACTCGTGCTGACCTTTCATGTACTGCTTCAACACATCTTTACTTATCATTTCCCCAAGTCATTCCTGTTCCACACTGCAGTCTGCCCTTCATACACCTACATGAAAATCATTATTCTGGATTGCTCCGTCTGGTTAACAGTGTCGTTCACCTTTGACCGTTTTGTCAGCATTTGCTGTCAGAAGCTGAAACTCAGATATTGCACGGAGAGAACTGCTGCTGTGGTTATTCTGACCATGTGGGTACTGAGCTGTTTAAAGTACGTCCCGTTTCACTTCATGTATGAGCCCCGCTTTGTCATTGACAACGTACCATGGGGCTGCCGGCCCAAAGCGGTCTTCTTCACTTATCCAGCCTGGGTGGCTTTCTCCTGGatctgcagtctctccacctcactgctCCCGTTCTTTCTCATCTTGCTGTTCAACGGCCTCACGATCAGACACATCCTAGCGGCCAGCAAAGTCCGCAGGGCTCTGAAGGGACTGAGCGGCGGGCAGAACCACGGCGACAGCGAGACGGAGAACAGGCATAAATCCATCGTCTTACTCTTCTCTGTGACCGGCAGTTAtatactgttgtggatgacaGCAACGGTGACTTACATGTTCACGAAGATCACAACGAATGTTTTGGACCAGAATCACACAAGCCCCGCATACATCGCCAATCATGTTGGAGTTGTGCTCATGCTCACTAGTTCTTGtgcaaacacgtgtatttatggaaTGACCCAATGCAAGTTCAGAGAGGAGGTGAAGAACGCGGTTACATATCTGCCAGTTCGAgttattaaattaataaaattaaaactaCAATCGGGCTAG